A single Populus alba chromosome 7, ASM523922v2, whole genome shotgun sequence DNA region contains:
- the LOC118047763 gene encoding salicylic acid-binding protein 2: protein MGDSNNQTTHFVLIHGSASGAWAWYKVKTMLEAAGHSVTALDMSASGVNTKTLEEVVTFDQYNEPLIEFMANLAENEKVVLVAHSLGGLNVAFAMEKFPEKISLAVFVTAFLPDTEHRPSYMLEKFIENSPAVADGWQSVVSSTAGYEAFMKSTAFNLASPEDLSLQTLLKRSGSLFLESLAKANKFTKEKFGSVVRDYVVCTQDLLVVPSLQRFMIEHNEVKEVMEIPADHMAIASRPKELCQCLLEFARKHA from the exons atgggaGATAGCAACAATCAAACAACGCATTTTGTTCTGATCCATGGTTCAGCTTCAGGAGCTTGGGCATGGTACAAGGTGAAGACAATGCTAGAGGCAGCTGGCCACTCTGTCACAGCCCTTGACATGAGTGCATCAGGGGTGAACACAAAAACACTGGAAGAAGTTGTTACTTTTGATCAGTATAATGAGCCCTTGATCGAGTTCATGGCCAACTTAGctgaaaatgaaaaggttgtaTTGGTGGCTCATAGTCTAGGCGGCTTAAACGTGGCTTTTGCTATGGAGAAGTTCCCAGAGAAGATTTCTCTAGCTGTTTTTGTTACAGCATTCTTGCCTGATACCGAGCACAGGCCATCGTATATGTTAGAGAAG TTTATTGAAAATAGCCCAGCCGTGGCAGACGGGTGGCAGAGTGTAGTGTCTTCAACGGCGGGATATGAGGCATTCATGAAGTCCACTGCTTTTAACCTTGCCTCCCCTGAG GATCTCAGTCTCCAGACGCTTCTAAAGAGATCAGGATCATTGTTTCTTGAAAGTCTGGCCAAGGCAAACAAGTTCACGAAGGAGAAATTTGGATCGGTTGTGCGAGATTATGTTGTCTGTACTCAAGATTTATTGGTGGTTCCGTCATTGCAGCGCTTCATGATTGAACACAACGAGGTTAAGGAAGTGATGGAGATTCCAGCAGATCATATGGCAATTGCTTCTAGGCCTAAAGAACTCTGTCAATGTCTACTGGAGTTTGCACGCAAGCATGCATAG